From the genome of Deinococcus depolymerans, one region includes:
- a CDS encoding adenosylcobalamin-dependent ribonucleoside-diphosphate reductase: MTTLSAQPLTNFDDNAHHIARRQYLQSGDGDLSGMFRRIATWVAGAESESVREHWAQKYYDLMAEKKFCPGGRVLAGAGTAHGNVLNCFVQGATEHDPSTFDGVMEVARKLALVTKVGGGNGVNLDVYTPRAEGSRPDSGVRGWAYMSAAHPDVTDFIEGLMRPPTQPDGDKQPVAVRNWTRVVYGQVIKPELVALARANGVAVVKAMPEGVQAVPDDMGGIIDAARKIADDGKLGLEPRIDLSSMRPEGAPIKGSGGTSSGPVSFLLEIFDNFLEWANRGAEQSGPINTLRFVYAPVLRVVRQGGTRRGAGMATISIEHPDVLDFLTAKDLDREAAEGDISTFNISILVTEKFWDTLQRDALWHVNVQDVPGKYALHPQTTPYTGQLPTLPDREEDGARGVPVYTTASNGKIDPTDTRPGIPARWLWDQIAQHAWSTGEPGLIFVDRINQYSALKNLGKRYEIRSTNPCGEIPLTVGEPCDLGAINLAAYVKDSRFDETAFRADVRTAVRFLDDVLDVNVFALEDNRVASQDLRRLGLGVMGLADALIKLGLRYDSDTGRRVIYDIMSALREEAIAESENLGQERGVYPVYERHADKVPHAPRRNVAVLTVAPTGTTSMLMGVSSGIEPVFSPFIWRKIGSEYRALLAPLFVELLETYPAPDGMQDQQGNWNWDKVTEAVSENHGSVVGLPFIPDALQQVFVCAHDIKPVDHVRMQGVVQCAFDAEGFAANSLSKTINLPNNATVQDVQDAYSEAYRTGCKGITVYRDGSRQFQVLSTSKKKDKTEEPAAPAASAETTAEPAPVAATATPVAAPAAAQATQPAPRAVYQRPTRLSGITDMIKLTDPTSGHRRSFLVTVNHLDRKPVEVMVISGRAGDEANADSEALGRVVSIALQHGVPAQAIIKTLRGINGGLYGSYNGRLVGSKADLIAVALETFQKDMEAAQLPPLAGGSTDTPAPASAAPSGVSVEGMDGMSRDRCPVCEERAVIREEGCLKCQACGYSKCG; the protein is encoded by the coding sequence GTGACCACCCTCAGCGCCCAGCCCCTGACCAACTTCGACGACAACGCCCATCACATCGCCCGGCGGCAGTACCTGCAGAGCGGGGACGGCGACCTGAGCGGCATGTTCCGCCGCATCGCCACCTGGGTCGCCGGGGCCGAAAGCGAGAGCGTACGCGAACACTGGGCGCAGAAGTACTACGACCTGATGGCCGAGAAGAAATTCTGCCCCGGCGGGCGCGTCCTGGCCGGAGCGGGCACCGCGCACGGCAACGTCCTGAACTGCTTCGTGCAGGGCGCCACCGAACACGACCCCAGCACCTTCGACGGCGTCATGGAAGTCGCCCGGAAACTCGCGCTGGTCACCAAGGTCGGCGGCGGGAACGGCGTGAACCTCGACGTGTACACCCCCCGCGCCGAGGGCAGCCGCCCGGACTCCGGCGTGCGCGGCTGGGCGTACATGAGCGCCGCCCACCCCGACGTGACGGACTTCATCGAGGGCCTCATGCGGCCCCCCACGCAACCCGACGGTGACAAGCAACCCGTCGCCGTGCGCAACTGGACGCGCGTGGTGTACGGGCAGGTCATCAAACCCGAACTGGTCGCCCTGGCCCGCGCCAACGGCGTCGCCGTCGTGAAAGCCATGCCCGAAGGCGTACAGGCCGTCCCGGACGACATGGGCGGCATCATCGACGCGGCCCGCAAGATCGCCGACGACGGCAAACTCGGCCTGGAACCCCGCATCGACCTGAGCAGCATGCGCCCCGAAGGTGCGCCCATCAAGGGATCGGGCGGCACCAGCAGCGGCCCCGTCAGCTTCCTGCTCGAGATCTTCGACAACTTCCTGGAATGGGCCAACCGTGGCGCGGAACAGAGCGGCCCCATCAACACCCTGCGCTTCGTGTACGCCCCCGTCCTGCGCGTCGTCCGTCAGGGCGGCACCCGGCGCGGCGCGGGCATGGCCACCATCTCCATCGAGCACCCGGACGTCCTGGACTTCCTGACCGCCAAGGACCTCGACCGCGAGGCCGCCGAGGGTGACATCAGCACCTTCAACATCAGCATCCTCGTCACCGAGAAATTCTGGGACACCCTGCAACGCGACGCCCTCTGGCACGTCAACGTGCAGGACGTGCCCGGCAAGTACGCCCTGCACCCCCAGACCACCCCCTACACCGGGCAGCTCCCCACCCTCCCCGACCGCGAGGAAGACGGCGCACGCGGCGTCCCCGTGTACACCACCGCCAGCAACGGCAAGATCGACCCGACCGACACCCGCCCCGGCATCCCCGCCCGGTGGCTGTGGGACCAGATCGCCCAGCACGCCTGGAGCACCGGCGAACCCGGCCTGATCTTCGTGGACCGCATCAACCAGTACAGCGCCCTGAAGAACCTCGGCAAACGCTACGAGATCCGCAGCACCAACCCCTGCGGCGAGATCCCACTGACCGTCGGTGAACCCTGCGACCTGGGCGCCATCAACCTCGCCGCGTACGTCAAGGACAGCCGCTTCGACGAGACCGCCTTCCGCGCCGACGTCCGCACCGCCGTCCGCTTCCTGGACGACGTGCTCGACGTGAACGTGTTCGCCCTGGAAGACAACCGCGTGGCCAGTCAGGACCTGCGCCGCCTGGGCCTGGGCGTCATGGGCCTCGCGGACGCCCTGATCAAACTCGGCCTGCGCTACGACAGCGACACCGGCCGCCGCGTCATCTACGACATCATGAGCGCCCTGCGGGAAGAAGCCATCGCCGAGAGCGAGAACCTCGGGCAGGAACGCGGCGTGTACCCCGTGTACGAACGCCACGCCGACAAGGTCCCCCACGCGCCCCGCCGCAACGTCGCCGTGCTGACCGTCGCCCCCACCGGCACCACCAGCATGCTCATGGGCGTCAGCAGCGGCATCGAACCCGTGTTCAGCCCGTTCATCTGGCGCAAGATCGGCAGCGAGTACCGCGCCCTGCTCGCCCCGCTGTTCGTCGAACTGCTCGAAACGTACCCCGCGCCCGACGGCATGCAGGACCAGCAGGGCAACTGGAACTGGGACAAGGTCACCGAGGCCGTCAGCGAGAACCACGGCAGCGTCGTCGGCCTGCCCTTCATCCCCGACGCGCTCCAGCAGGTGTTCGTCTGCGCGCACGACATCAAACCCGTCGATCACGTCCGCATGCAGGGCGTCGTGCAGTGCGCCTTCGACGCCGAAGGCTTCGCCGCGAACAGCCTCAGCAAGACCATCAACCTCCCCAACAACGCCACCGTGCAGGACGTGCAGGACGCCTACAGCGAGGCGTACCGCACCGGCTGCAAGGGCATCACCGTGTACCGCGACGGCTCCCGGCAATTCCAGGTGCTGAGCACCAGCAAGAAAAAAGACAAGACCGAAGAACCCGCCGCCCCTGCCGCCAGCGCCGAAACGACCGCTGAACCCGCCCCCGTCGCCGCCACGGCCACCCCGGTCGCCGCTCCCGCCGCCGCGCAGGCCACCCAGCCCGCTCCCCGCGCCGTGTACCAGCGCCCCACCCGCCTCAGCGGCATCACCGACATGATCAAACTCACGGACCCCACCAGCGGCCACCGCCGCAGCTTCCTCGTCACCGTCAACCACCTCGACCGCAAACCCGTCGAGGTCATGGTCATCAGCGGCCGCGCCGGCGACGAAGCCAACGCCGACAGCGAAGCCCTCGGCCGCGTCGTGTCCATCGCCCTGCAACACGGCGTGCCCGCCCAGGCCATCATCAAAACCCTGCGCGGCATCAACGGCGGCCTGTACGGCAGCTACAACGGCCGCCTGGTGGGCAGCAAGGCCGACCTGATCGCCGTCGCCCTCGAAACCTTCCAGAAAGACATGGAAGCCGCCCAGCTCCCCCCCCTCGCCGGAGGCAGCACCGACACCCCCGCACCCGCCAGCGCCGCGCCCAGCGGCGTCAGCGTGGAAGGCATGGACGGCATGAGCCGCGACCGCTGCCCCGTCTGCGAGGAACGCGCCGTGATCCGCGAGGAAGGCTGCCTGAAATGCCAAGCCTGCGGCTACAGCAAATGCGGGTGA
- a CDS encoding class I SAM-dependent methyltransferase produces MQRQPFTALAAVYDAIMADVEYDHWADFVLTFARDGGLDGSGGALDLACGTGGFTRELRAAGLEVTGLDFSEEMLREARSRLPGVPFVQGDLRSFALPERFSLVTCVFDSLNNLLTPEDLGAALGRARAHLRPGGLFAFDVNTRVGVRELWEGDAIEGLAPMADGGEVHYHWSHHHDAEADLGVVQAFCRVGELEFVETHRERGYDPADLEPLLAAAGFARWEIVEYPDYAPPEPDAPRVWVFAWAGSDQ; encoded by the coding sequence ATGCAGAGGCAGCCGTTTACAGCGTTGGCCGCCGTGTACGACGCGATCATGGCGGATGTGGAGTACGACCACTGGGCGGACTTCGTGCTGACGTTCGCGCGGGACGGTGGCCTGGATGGGTCGGGGGGGGCGCTGGACCTGGCGTGCGGGACGGGCGGGTTCACGCGGGAGTTGCGTGCGGCGGGTCTGGAGGTGACGGGCCTGGATTTCAGTGAGGAGATGCTGCGCGAGGCGCGCTCACGGTTGCCGGGGGTGCCGTTCGTGCAGGGTGACCTGCGGTCGTTCGCGCTCCCGGAGCGGTTCTCGCTGGTGACGTGCGTGTTCGACAGTCTGAACAACCTGCTGACGCCGGAGGATCTGGGCGCGGCGCTGGGGCGGGCGCGGGCGCACCTGCGGCCGGGTGGGTTGTTCGCGTTCGACGTGAACACGCGCGTGGGCGTGCGGGAGTTGTGGGAGGGGGACGCGATCGAGGGTCTGGCGCCCATGGCGGATGGCGGCGAGGTGCACTACCACTGGTCGCATCATCATGACGCGGAGGCGGACCTGGGGGTGGTGCAGGCGTTCTGCCGGGTGGGTGAACTGGAGTTCGTGGAGACGCACCGGGAACGTGGGTACGACCCGGCGGACCTGGAGCCGCTGCTGGCGGCGGCGGGCTTTGCGCGGTGGGAGATCGTGGAGTACCCGGATTACGCGCCGCCGGAACCGGACGCGCCGCGCGTGTGGGTGTTCGCCTGGGCGGGGAGCGACCAGTGA
- a CDS encoding NAD(P)H-dependent glycerol-3-phosphate dehydrogenase, whose protein sequence is MTGPGLAGQGLPVLGAGGWGTALAVNAARNGPVTLWARREAFAAELDRERVNAEYLPGVTLPVNLRVTPDLAGAVAGAAFALVVVPSVGVPDLLAELPRELGVVLCAKGLGPDGGQLTVLARRLGFGRVAVLSGPNHAEEVGRGLPAATVVASRDAAFAQEVQAALMTPALRVYTSADETGVELGGVLKNVVALAAGMVDGLRLGDNAKAALITRGLREMDRYLRAVGGQEDTVYGLSGLGDLVTTATSRHSRNRAAGEAIALGEHPGQGGKVVEGLRTAALLDAWAQAQGVDLPIVRAVAQVAVGAWTPQAALAELMTRDAKPERLD, encoded by the coding sequence GTGACCGGGCCGGGCCTGGCAGGACAGGGCCTGCCGGTGCTGGGCGCGGGCGGGTGGGGCACGGCCTTGGCGGTGAACGCGGCCCGCAACGGCCCGGTGACGCTGTGGGCGCGGCGCGAGGCGTTCGCGGCGGAACTGGACCGTGAGCGGGTGAACGCGGAGTACCTGCCGGGCGTGACGTTGCCGGTGAACCTGCGGGTCACGCCGGACCTCGCGGGTGCGGTGGCGGGGGCGGCGTTCGCGCTGGTGGTCGTGCCGAGCGTGGGCGTGCCGGACCTGCTGGCCGAACTGCCGCGGGAGCTGGGCGTGGTGCTGTGCGCCAAGGGCCTGGGGCCGGACGGGGGGCAGTTGACGGTCCTGGCGCGCCGCCTGGGTTTCGGGCGGGTGGCGGTCCTGAGCGGCCCGAATCACGCCGAGGAGGTCGGGCGGGGCCTGCCGGCCGCGACGGTCGTCGCCAGCCGGGACGCGGCCTTCGCGCAGGAGGTGCAGGCGGCCCTGATGACCCCGGCCCTGCGGGTGTACACCAGTGCCGACGAGACGGGCGTGGAACTGGGCGGCGTGCTGAAGAACGTGGTGGCGCTCGCGGCGGGCATGGTGGACGGGCTGCGTCTGGGCGACAACGCCAAGGCGGCGCTGATCACGCGCGGCCTGCGTGAGATGGACCGCTACCTGCGGGCCGTGGGTGGGCAGGAGGACACCGTGTACGGCCTGAGTGGCCTGGGTGACCTGGTGACCACGGCCACCAGTCGCCACAGCCGGAACCGCGCGGCGGGCGAGGCGATCGCGCTGGGCGAGCACCCCGGTCAGGGGGGGAAGGTCGTGGAGGGGCTGCGTACGGCGGCCCTGCTGGACGCCTGGGCGCAGGCGCAGGGGGTGGACCTGCCGATCGTGCGGGCGGTCGCGCAGGTCGCGGTGGGCGCGTGGACGCCGCAGGCGGCCCTGGCGGAACTGATGACGCGGGACGCGAAACCCGAACGTCTCGACTGA